From one Anguilla rostrata isolate EN2019 chromosome 12, ASM1855537v3, whole genome shotgun sequence genomic stretch:
- the c12h19orf47 gene encoding uncharacterized protein C19orf47 homolog isoform X2 has protein sequence MASVTTATSEWIQFFKDAGIPPSLAVNYALSFVDNRIQKNMLMDLSKEIMMDLGITVIGDIIAILKHAKQVHRQDMCKMATEAITSGQTSVQAELRRTANTPATRMIANALSRDSPPSTPVRRPDNRLSVTVSNKQAGKSTKAVLSRPADEGGAVPVKRRRVTAEMEGKYIINMPKGTTARTRRILEQQAKRDKGMKRTSVFERLGAESKADTTTGSKPTGVFSRLGRGDEEEDEEVGAGNRGARRPGDEEEEDVGEQEDEEEESDGEGSVLQYAGVLKRPLPSLKRAAASSSQPPPKPPAKTAPTTLRRLGNKAKPPPSPSPPSNSSSSPEQPPPSKLSILQRLGKLPPATPPGPAPQLQPDTQDSRVTSTRPKALASSKVSSSTGGGDCGGAQMDNAGTVSVFKRLGTKKT, from the exons ATGGCGTCTGTAACAACAG CCACCTCGGAATGGATCCAGTTCTTCAAGGATGCTGGAATTCCTCCCAGCCTGGCTGTGAACTACGCCTTGTCCTTTGTGGACAACAG GATCCAGAAGAACATGCTGATGGACCTGAGCAAGGAGATCATGATGGACCTGGGTATCACGGTCATCGGTGACATCATCGCCATCCTCAAGCATGCCAAGCAGGTGCACAGACAG GACATGTGTAAGATGGCCACCGAGGCCATCACCTCAGGACAAACCAGTGTTCAGGCAGAGCTGAGAAGGACCGCCAACACGC CCGCCACACGTATGATCGCCAACGCTTTGAGCCGGGACTCCCCGCCGAGCACGCCCGTCCGTCGCCCTGACAACCGCCTCTCTGTGACCGTGTCCAACAAACAAGCCGGCAAGAGCACAAAAGCGG TGCTGAGCCGGCCGGCGGACGAGGGCGGTGCCGTTCCGGTGAAGCGCCGTCGGGTGACGGCGGAAATGGAGGGTAAATACATCATCAACATGCCCAAGGGCACCACTGCCCGCACACGCCGTATCCTGGAGCAGCAGGCCAAGAGAG ACAAGGGAATGAAGCGTACCTCAGTGTTTGAGAGGCTGGGGGCAGAATCCAAAGCAGACACTACCACCGGCAGCAAG CCCACAGGAGTGTTCAGCCGGCTGGGCAGGGGCgacgaagaggaggatgaggaagtcGGAGCTGGGAACAGAGGGGCGCGCCGGCCaggggatgaggaagaggaggatgtggGTGagcaggaggatgaggaagaggagagcgaCGGTGAGGGCTCGGTGCTCCAGTACGCCGGCGTCCTGAAacggcccctcccctccctgaagCGGGCGGCCGCCTCCTCCAGTCAACCCCCGCCCAAGCCGCCCGCCAAAaccgcccccaccaccctccgTCGCCTGGGCAACAAGGCCaagccgcccccctccccatcccccccctctaactcctcctcctctccagaacagcccccaccctccaaaCTCAGCATCCTGCAGAGACTGGGCAAGCTGCCTCCTGCCActccccctggccccgccccccagctgcAGCCCGACACCCAGGACAGCCGCGTGACCAGCACCCGGCCCAAAGCGCTGGCCAGCTCCAAGGTCAGCAGCAGCACCGGCGGGGGGGACTGCGGGGGGGCCCAGATGGACAATGCCGGAACAGTCAGCGTCTTCAAGAGACTGGGCACCAAGAAGACCTAA
- the c12h19orf47 gene encoding uncharacterized protein C19orf47 homolog isoform X1: MASVTTATSEWIQFFKDAGIPPSLAVNYALSFVDNRIQKNMLMDLSKEIMMDLGITVIGDIIAILKHAKQVHRQSPAECGLFPPPHQDMCKMATEAITSGQTSVQAELRRTANTPATRMIANALSRDSPPSTPVRRPDNRLSVTVSNKQAGKSTKAVLSRPADEGGAVPVKRRRVTAEMEGKYIINMPKGTTARTRRILEQQAKRDKGMKRTSVFERLGAESKADTTTGSKPTGVFSRLGRGDEEEDEEVGAGNRGARRPGDEEEEDVGEQEDEEEESDGEGSVLQYAGVLKRPLPSLKRAAASSSQPPPKPPAKTAPTTLRRLGNKAKPPPSPSPPSNSSSSPEQPPPSKLSILQRLGKLPPATPPGPAPQLQPDTQDSRVTSTRPKALASSKVSSSTGGGDCGGAQMDNAGTVSVFKRLGTKKT, encoded by the exons ATGGCGTCTGTAACAACAG CCACCTCGGAATGGATCCAGTTCTTCAAGGATGCTGGAATTCCTCCCAGCCTGGCTGTGAACTACGCCTTGTCCTTTGTGGACAACAG GATCCAGAAGAACATGCTGATGGACCTGAGCAAGGAGATCATGATGGACCTGGGTATCACGGTCATCGGTGACATCATCGCCATCCTCAAGCATGCCAAGCAGGTGCACAGACAG AGCCCTGCTGAGTGTGGCCttttccctcctccccaccaGGACATGTGTAAGATGGCCACCGAGGCCATCACCTCAGGACAAACCAGTGTTCAGGCAGAGCTGAGAAGGACCGCCAACACGC CCGCCACACGTATGATCGCCAACGCTTTGAGCCGGGACTCCCCGCCGAGCACGCCCGTCCGTCGCCCTGACAACCGCCTCTCTGTGACCGTGTCCAACAAACAAGCCGGCAAGAGCACAAAAGCGG TGCTGAGCCGGCCGGCGGACGAGGGCGGTGCCGTTCCGGTGAAGCGCCGTCGGGTGACGGCGGAAATGGAGGGTAAATACATCATCAACATGCCCAAGGGCACCACTGCCCGCACACGCCGTATCCTGGAGCAGCAGGCCAAGAGAG ACAAGGGAATGAAGCGTACCTCAGTGTTTGAGAGGCTGGGGGCAGAATCCAAAGCAGACACTACCACCGGCAGCAAG CCCACAGGAGTGTTCAGCCGGCTGGGCAGGGGCgacgaagaggaggatgaggaagtcGGAGCTGGGAACAGAGGGGCGCGCCGGCCaggggatgaggaagaggaggatgtggGTGagcaggaggatgaggaagaggagagcgaCGGTGAGGGCTCGGTGCTCCAGTACGCCGGCGTCCTGAAacggcccctcccctccctgaagCGGGCGGCCGCCTCCTCCAGTCAACCCCCGCCCAAGCCGCCCGCCAAAaccgcccccaccaccctccgTCGCCTGGGCAACAAGGCCaagccgcccccctccccatcccccccctctaactcctcctcctctccagaacagcccccaccctccaaaCTCAGCATCCTGCAGAGACTGGGCAAGCTGCCTCCTGCCActccccctggccccgccccccagctgcAGCCCGACACCCAGGACAGCCGCGTGACCAGCACCCGGCCCAAAGCGCTGGCCAGCTCCAAGGTCAGCAGCAGCACCGGCGGGGGGGACTGCGGGGGGGCCCAGATGGACAATGCCGGAACAGTCAGCGTCTTCAAGAGACTGGGCACCAAGAAGACCTAA
- the fosb gene encoding protein fosB isoform X1, translating to MQLVWRGTENISPEYSKKVSKGHIDLYPGTAGASVSLGFAGEMFQGFPGDLDSGSRGSSSPSIESQYLSSVDSFGSPPTTSAPQECASTSGGAVGVGAGACSSGEGGEMPGSFVPTVTAITTSHDLQWMVQPSLSSAGQGAAGTSTMAQPAPLDTYELPGTSYSSGAGFTPPSTGTDAPGPVRQSRTRSRRARDESLTPEEEEKRRVRRERNKLAAAKCRNRRRELTDRLQSETDILEEEKAELEAEISELQKEKERLEFVLVAHQPGCKIPYHEEQASAQLQPGVSVVGLTVKEDTFYLPPAYTPHPSTQPPPPPPPPPPAPPQPGMMQEVAFSSSFYAQSEPVLGGSCLAAGACSHDIGSCTPSYTSSFVFTYPEGACGVNAHQRNSSSDQSSDSLNSPSLLAL from the exons ATGCAACTTGTTTGGAGGGGAACCGAGAACATCTCTCCGGAATACTCCAAGAAAGTTAGTAAAG GGCACATCGATTTGTATCCGGGAACAGCAGGTGCCTCGGTGTCTCTCGGCTTTGCCGGGGAGATGTTCCAAGGGTTCCCCGGCGACCTCGATTCTGGCTCCCGTGGTAGCTCGTCTCCGTCCATTGAGTCACAATATCTGTCCTCTGTGGACTCCTTTGGGAGCCCGCCAACCACCAGCGCTCCACAA GAGTGTGCATCTACTTCAGGTGGGGCggtaggggtgggggctggggcttGTAGTagtggggaaggaggggagatGCCGGGCTCCTTTGTGCCCACAGTGACGGCCATCACGACCAGTCATGACCTGCAGTGGATGGTGCAGCCCAGCCTGAGCTCCGCGGGCCAGGGCGCGGCTGGGACGTCCACCATGGCGCAGCCAGCCCCCCTGGACACCTACGAGCTGCCGGGCACAAGCTATTCCTCGGGTGCTGGCTTCACTCCGCCCAGCACTGGCACCGATGCCCCTGGACCTGTTCGCCAGTCTCGAACCCGCAGCCGGCGCGCACGTgatgagtct CTGACcccggaggaggaagagaagagacgCGTCCGGCGGGAACGAAACAAGCTGGCTGCCGCCAAGTGCCGAAACAGACGGCGCGAGCTGACGGACAGGCTGCAGTCG GAGACGGATATCCTGGAGGAGGAAAAGGCCGAGCTGGAGGCGGAGATCTCAGAGCTACAGAAGGAGAAGGAGCGGCTGGAGTTTGTCCTGGTCGCCCACCAGCCGGGCTGCAAGATTCCGTACCACGAGGAGCAGgcgtctgcgcagctgcagccggGCGTGTCCGTGGTGGGCCTGACTGTGAAAGAGGACACTTTCTACCTGCCTCCCGCCTACAcgccccacccctccactcagccgccgccccccccgccaccaccgccgccaGCGCCCCCCCAGCCGGGGATGATGCAGGAGGTAGCCTTTTCTAGTTCTTTCTATGCGCAGAGCGAGCCGGTACTGGGCGGCTCCTGCCTGGCGGCCGGCGCTTGCAGTCATGACATCGGCAGCTGCACCCCCTCATACACCTCTTCATTTGTGTTCACCTACCCAGAGGGAGCCTGTGGGGTCAACGCGCACCAGCGGAACAGCAGCAGTGATCAGTCCTCTGACTCCTTAaactccccctctctgctcgCGCTCTGA
- the c12h19orf47 gene encoding uncharacterized protein C19orf47 homolog isoform X5, which translates to MLMDLSKEIMMDLGITVIGDIIAILKHAKQVHRQSPAECGLFPPPHQDMCKMATEAITSGQTSVQAELRRTANTPATRMIANALSRDSPPSTPVRRPDNRLSVTVSNKQAGKSTKAVLSRPADEGGAVPVKRRRVTAEMEGKYIINMPKGTTARTRRILEQQAKRDKGMKRTSVFERLGAESKADTTTGSKPTGVFSRLGRGDEEEDEEVGAGNRGARRPGDEEEEDVGEQEDEEEESDGEGSVLQYAGVLKRPLPSLKRAAASSSQPPPKPPAKTAPTTLRRLGNKAKPPPSPSPPSNSSSSPEQPPPSKLSILQRLGKLPPATPPGPAPQLQPDTQDSRVTSTRPKALASSKVSSSTGGGDCGGAQMDNAGTVSVFKRLGTKKT; encoded by the exons ATGCTGATGGACCTGAGCAAGGAGATCATGATGGACCTGGGTATCACGGTCATCGGTGACATCATCGCCATCCTCAAGCATGCCAAGCAGGTGCACAGACAG AGCCCTGCTGAGTGTGGCCttttccctcctccccaccaGGACATGTGTAAGATGGCCACCGAGGCCATCACCTCAGGACAAACCAGTGTTCAGGCAGAGCTGAGAAGGACCGCCAACACGC CCGCCACACGTATGATCGCCAACGCTTTGAGCCGGGACTCCCCGCCGAGCACGCCCGTCCGTCGCCCTGACAACCGCCTCTCTGTGACCGTGTCCAACAAACAAGCCGGCAAGAGCACAAAAGCGG TGCTGAGCCGGCCGGCGGACGAGGGCGGTGCCGTTCCGGTGAAGCGCCGTCGGGTGACGGCGGAAATGGAGGGTAAATACATCATCAACATGCCCAAGGGCACCACTGCCCGCACACGCCGTATCCTGGAGCAGCAGGCCAAGAGAG ACAAGGGAATGAAGCGTACCTCAGTGTTTGAGAGGCTGGGGGCAGAATCCAAAGCAGACACTACCACCGGCAGCAAG CCCACAGGAGTGTTCAGCCGGCTGGGCAGGGGCgacgaagaggaggatgaggaagtcGGAGCTGGGAACAGAGGGGCGCGCCGGCCaggggatgaggaagaggaggatgtggGTGagcaggaggatgaggaagaggagagcgaCGGTGAGGGCTCGGTGCTCCAGTACGCCGGCGTCCTGAAacggcccctcccctccctgaagCGGGCGGCCGCCTCCTCCAGTCAACCCCCGCCCAAGCCGCCCGCCAAAaccgcccccaccaccctccgTCGCCTGGGCAACAAGGCCaagccgcccccctccccatcccccccctctaactcctcctcctctccagaacagcccccaccctccaaaCTCAGCATCCTGCAGAGACTGGGCAAGCTGCCTCCTGCCActccccctggccccgccccccagctgcAGCCCGACACCCAGGACAGCCGCGTGACCAGCACCCGGCCCAAAGCGCTGGCCAGCTCCAAGGTCAGCAGCAGCACCGGCGGGGGGGACTGCGGGGGGGCCCAGATGGACAATGCCGGAACAGTCAGCGTCTTCAAGAGACTGGGCACCAAGAAGACCTAA
- the c12h19orf47 gene encoding uncharacterized protein C19orf47 homolog isoform X3: MASVTTATSEWIQFFKDAGIPPSLAVNYALSFVDNRIQKNMLMDLSKEIMMDLGITVIGDIIAILKHAKQDMCKMATEAITSGQTSVQAELRRTANTPATRMIANALSRDSPPSTPVRRPDNRLSVTVSNKQAGKSTKAVLSRPADEGGAVPVKRRRVTAEMEGKYIINMPKGTTARTRRILEQQAKRDKGMKRTSVFERLGAESKADTTTGSKPTGVFSRLGRGDEEEDEEVGAGNRGARRPGDEEEEDVGEQEDEEEESDGEGSVLQYAGVLKRPLPSLKRAAASSSQPPPKPPAKTAPTTLRRLGNKAKPPPSPSPPSNSSSSPEQPPPSKLSILQRLGKLPPATPPGPAPQLQPDTQDSRVTSTRPKALASSKVSSSTGGGDCGGAQMDNAGTVSVFKRLGTKKT, translated from the exons ATGGCGTCTGTAACAACAG CCACCTCGGAATGGATCCAGTTCTTCAAGGATGCTGGAATTCCTCCCAGCCTGGCTGTGAACTACGCCTTGTCCTTTGTGGACAACAG GATCCAGAAGAACATGCTGATGGACCTGAGCAAGGAGATCATGATGGACCTGGGTATCACGGTCATCGGTGACATCATCGCCATCCTCAAGCATGCCAAGCAG GACATGTGTAAGATGGCCACCGAGGCCATCACCTCAGGACAAACCAGTGTTCAGGCAGAGCTGAGAAGGACCGCCAACACGC CCGCCACACGTATGATCGCCAACGCTTTGAGCCGGGACTCCCCGCCGAGCACGCCCGTCCGTCGCCCTGACAACCGCCTCTCTGTGACCGTGTCCAACAAACAAGCCGGCAAGAGCACAAAAGCGG TGCTGAGCCGGCCGGCGGACGAGGGCGGTGCCGTTCCGGTGAAGCGCCGTCGGGTGACGGCGGAAATGGAGGGTAAATACATCATCAACATGCCCAAGGGCACCACTGCCCGCACACGCCGTATCCTGGAGCAGCAGGCCAAGAGAG ACAAGGGAATGAAGCGTACCTCAGTGTTTGAGAGGCTGGGGGCAGAATCCAAAGCAGACACTACCACCGGCAGCAAG CCCACAGGAGTGTTCAGCCGGCTGGGCAGGGGCgacgaagaggaggatgaggaagtcGGAGCTGGGAACAGAGGGGCGCGCCGGCCaggggatgaggaagaggaggatgtggGTGagcaggaggatgaggaagaggagagcgaCGGTGAGGGCTCGGTGCTCCAGTACGCCGGCGTCCTGAAacggcccctcccctccctgaagCGGGCGGCCGCCTCCTCCAGTCAACCCCCGCCCAAGCCGCCCGCCAAAaccgcccccaccaccctccgTCGCCTGGGCAACAAGGCCaagccgcccccctccccatcccccccctctaactcctcctcctctccagaacagcccccaccctccaaaCTCAGCATCCTGCAGAGACTGGGCAAGCTGCCTCCTGCCActccccctggccccgccccccagctgcAGCCCGACACCCAGGACAGCCGCGTGACCAGCACCCGGCCCAAAGCGCTGGCCAGCTCCAAGGTCAGCAGCAGCACCGGCGGGGGGGACTGCGGGGGGGCCCAGATGGACAATGCCGGAACAGTCAGCGTCTTCAAGAGACTGGGCACCAAGAAGACCTAA
- the fosb gene encoding protein fosB isoform X2, which yields MQLVWRGTENISPEYSKKVSKGHIDLYPGTAGASVSLGFAGEMFQGFPGDLDSGSRGSSSPSIESQYLSSVDSFGSPPTTSAPQECASTSGGAVGVGAGACSSGEGGEMPGSFVPTVTAITTSHDLQWMVQPSLSSAGQGAAGTSTMAQPAPLDTYELPGTSYSSGAGFTPPSTGTDAPGPVRQSRTRSRRARDESLTPEEEEKRRVRRERNKLAAAKCRNRRRELTDRLQSETDILEEEKAELEAEISELQKEKERLEFVLVAHQPGCKIPYHEEQASAQLQPGVSVVGLTVKEDTFYLPPAYTPHPSTQPPPPPPPPPPAPPQPGMMQEREPVGSTRTSGTAAVISPLTP from the exons ATGCAACTTGTTTGGAGGGGAACCGAGAACATCTCTCCGGAATACTCCAAGAAAGTTAGTAAAG GGCACATCGATTTGTATCCGGGAACAGCAGGTGCCTCGGTGTCTCTCGGCTTTGCCGGGGAGATGTTCCAAGGGTTCCCCGGCGACCTCGATTCTGGCTCCCGTGGTAGCTCGTCTCCGTCCATTGAGTCACAATATCTGTCCTCTGTGGACTCCTTTGGGAGCCCGCCAACCACCAGCGCTCCACAA GAGTGTGCATCTACTTCAGGTGGGGCggtaggggtgggggctggggcttGTAGTagtggggaaggaggggagatGCCGGGCTCCTTTGTGCCCACAGTGACGGCCATCACGACCAGTCATGACCTGCAGTGGATGGTGCAGCCCAGCCTGAGCTCCGCGGGCCAGGGCGCGGCTGGGACGTCCACCATGGCGCAGCCAGCCCCCCTGGACACCTACGAGCTGCCGGGCACAAGCTATTCCTCGGGTGCTGGCTTCACTCCGCCCAGCACTGGCACCGATGCCCCTGGACCTGTTCGCCAGTCTCGAACCCGCAGCCGGCGCGCACGTgatgagtct CTGACcccggaggaggaagagaagagacgCGTCCGGCGGGAACGAAACAAGCTGGCTGCCGCCAAGTGCCGAAACAGACGGCGCGAGCTGACGGACAGGCTGCAGTCG GAGACGGATATCCTGGAGGAGGAAAAGGCCGAGCTGGAGGCGGAGATCTCAGAGCTACAGAAGGAGAAGGAGCGGCTGGAGTTTGTCCTGGTCGCCCACCAGCCGGGCTGCAAGATTCCGTACCACGAGGAGCAGgcgtctgcgcagctgcagccggGCGTGTCCGTGGTGGGCCTGACTGTGAAAGAGGACACTTTCTACCTGCCTCCCGCCTACAcgccccacccctccactcagccgccgccccccccgccaccaccgccgccaGCGCCCCCCCAGCCGGGGATGATGCAGGAG AGGGAGCCTGTGGGGTCAACGCGCACCAGCGGAACAGCAGCAGTGATCAGTCCTCTGACTCCTTAa
- the c12h19orf47 gene encoding uncharacterized protein C19orf47 homolog isoform X4: MASVTTATSEWIQFFKDAGIPPSLAVNYALSFVDNRIQKNMLMDLSKEIMMDLGITVIGDIIAILKHAKQVHRQSPAECGLFPPPHQDMCKMATEAITSGQTSVQAELRRTANTPATRMIANALSRDSPPSTPVRRPDNRLSVTVSNKQAGKSTKAVLSRPADEGGAVPVKRRRVTAEMEDKGMKRTSVFERLGAESKADTTTGSKPTGVFSRLGRGDEEEDEEVGAGNRGARRPGDEEEEDVGEQEDEEEESDGEGSVLQYAGVLKRPLPSLKRAAASSSQPPPKPPAKTAPTTLRRLGNKAKPPPSPSPPSNSSSSPEQPPPSKLSILQRLGKLPPATPPGPAPQLQPDTQDSRVTSTRPKALASSKVSSSTGGGDCGGAQMDNAGTVSVFKRLGTKKT, encoded by the exons ATGGCGTCTGTAACAACAG CCACCTCGGAATGGATCCAGTTCTTCAAGGATGCTGGAATTCCTCCCAGCCTGGCTGTGAACTACGCCTTGTCCTTTGTGGACAACAG GATCCAGAAGAACATGCTGATGGACCTGAGCAAGGAGATCATGATGGACCTGGGTATCACGGTCATCGGTGACATCATCGCCATCCTCAAGCATGCCAAGCAGGTGCACAGACAG AGCCCTGCTGAGTGTGGCCttttccctcctccccaccaGGACATGTGTAAGATGGCCACCGAGGCCATCACCTCAGGACAAACCAGTGTTCAGGCAGAGCTGAGAAGGACCGCCAACACGC CCGCCACACGTATGATCGCCAACGCTTTGAGCCGGGACTCCCCGCCGAGCACGCCCGTCCGTCGCCCTGACAACCGCCTCTCTGTGACCGTGTCCAACAAACAAGCCGGCAAGAGCACAAAAGCGG TGCTGAGCCGGCCGGCGGACGAGGGCGGTGCCGTTCCGGTGAAGCGCCGTCGGGTGACGGCGGAAATGGAGG ACAAGGGAATGAAGCGTACCTCAGTGTTTGAGAGGCTGGGGGCAGAATCCAAAGCAGACACTACCACCGGCAGCAAG CCCACAGGAGTGTTCAGCCGGCTGGGCAGGGGCgacgaagaggaggatgaggaagtcGGAGCTGGGAACAGAGGGGCGCGCCGGCCaggggatgaggaagaggaggatgtggGTGagcaggaggatgaggaagaggagagcgaCGGTGAGGGCTCGGTGCTCCAGTACGCCGGCGTCCTGAAacggcccctcccctccctgaagCGGGCGGCCGCCTCCTCCAGTCAACCCCCGCCCAAGCCGCCCGCCAAAaccgcccccaccaccctccgTCGCCTGGGCAACAAGGCCaagccgcccccctccccatcccccccctctaactcctcctcctctccagaacagcccccaccctccaaaCTCAGCATCCTGCAGAGACTGGGCAAGCTGCCTCCTGCCActccccctggccccgccccccagctgcAGCCCGACACCCAGGACAGCCGCGTGACCAGCACCCGGCCCAAAGCGCTGGCCAGCTCCAAGGTCAGCAGCAGCACCGGCGGGGGGGACTGCGGGGGGGCCCAGATGGACAATGCCGGAACAGTCAGCGTCTTCAAGAGACTGGGCACCAAGAAGACCTAA